One segment of Methylocella silvestris BL2 DNA contains the following:
- the mutM gene encoding bifunctional DNA-formamidopyrimidine glycosylase/DNA-(apurinic or apyrimidinic site) lyase, whose protein sequence is MPELPEVETVRRGLEPVMVGARILSVDQRRPDLRFPFPDRFPERLAGRRILALGRRAKYLLADLDDGDVLIMHLGMSGSFRVEQAGPAKTLSPRGAPPKNAAHDHVVFTLTSGGRIVYNDPRRFGFMQIAARADLAAHPLFRSLGVEPLGNELSGAALARLFAGKTTSLKAALLDQSLVAGLGNIYVCEALHRAGLSPLRQAGSLTKKSGRPTERANRLADTIREVLEEAVAAGGSSLRDHRQTNGALGYFQHNFRVYDRALHPCPTPGCKGEISRITQGGRSSFFCSMCQK, encoded by the coding sequence ATGCCCGAATTGCCCGAAGTCGAAACCGTGCGGCGCGGACTTGAGCCTGTGATGGTCGGAGCGCGCATTCTGAGCGTCGATCAGCGGCGGCCCGATCTCCGCTTTCCCTTTCCAGACCGCTTTCCCGAGCGCCTCGCCGGCCGGCGCATTCTGGCGCTCGGCCGCAGGGCAAAATATCTTCTGGCCGATCTCGATGACGGCGATGTCCTGATCATGCATCTTGGCATGTCGGGCTCCTTTCGCGTTGAGCAAGCCGGCCCCGCCAAAACCCTCTCGCCCCGCGGGGCGCCGCCAAAAAACGCCGCGCATGACCACGTCGTCTTCACCCTCACCAGCGGAGGGCGAATTGTCTACAATGATCCGCGCCGATTTGGCTTCATGCAGATCGCAGCGCGCGCCGATCTTGCGGCGCATCCGCTGTTCCGATCGCTTGGCGTCGAACCTCTTGGCAATGAATTGAGCGGCGCCGCGCTCGCCCGGCTATTCGCCGGGAAAACAACGTCGCTAAAAGCCGCGCTGCTCGACCAAAGCCTCGTCGCCGGGCTGGGCAATATTTATGTCTGCGAGGCCCTGCATCGCGCCGGCCTATCGCCGCTGCGGCAGGCGGGCAGCCTCACCAAGAAATCGGGGCGGCCAACGGAGCGGGCGAACCGGCTCGCCGACACGATCCGCGAGGTGCTTGAAGAGGCGGTCGCGGCCGGCGGCTCCTCGCTGCGCGATCATCGCCAGACCAATGGCGCTCTGGGTTATTTTCAGCACAACTTTCGGGTCTACGACCGCGCGCTGCATCCTTGTCCGACGCCCGGCTGCAAAGGCGAAATCTCGCGAATCACGCAAGGTGGCCGGTCGAGTTTTTTCTGCAGCATGTGTCAAAAATAA
- a CDS encoding glycosyltransferase yields the protein MMIATVFSFAGAIWLCVAVALLLMTLVCGLAQPYVQRRRASATARPAVSAILPIKHVDPGFDITQGSIFTQDYPDYEILISAAEADSPALSAARRIAASNPSHPCRFIHSSSAFAISPKLNNIAAPLSEARHDVVMTKDSNIALDPDAMTAFLRNLTPDVGLVVGIPVAVGPESFAARIEASLLNAHARLLLSASALGIGFGVGKVMVFRRGDLERAGGVKAMSQNLAEDTALSMAMAGIGLKTVFAHRTIRQEVGGRSLKAVFQRQARWAVIRRANELSYALEPLASPLPAALAAALAAPLAGWAAPAAFGVTLGGWFCAEIAFAAAKGWEISLWSPLAYLGREPLALAAWLRGWTTHEVIWASHKFDARSGAPAPRQNRSSREEV from the coding sequence ATGATGATCGCGACAGTCTTTAGTTTTGCCGGAGCCATTTGGCTTTGCGTCGCCGTGGCGCTGCTTTTGATGACGCTCGTCTGTGGCCTTGCCCAGCCCTATGTGCAAAGGCGGCGCGCGAGCGCGACCGCTCGTCCTGCGGTCTCGGCGATCCTGCCAATCAAACATGTCGATCCCGGCTTTGACATCACGCAGGGCTCGATCTTCACGCAGGACTATCCCGACTATGAAATTCTGATCAGCGCGGCTGAGGCGGATTCTCCGGCCTTGTCTGCGGCGCGGCGAATTGCGGCGAGCAATCCCTCCCATCCCTGCCGATTTATCCATTCGTCCAGCGCTTTTGCCATCAGCCCGAAGCTCAACAATATCGCCGCGCCTCTGTCCGAAGCGCGCCATGATGTCGTTATGACAAAGGATTCGAACATCGCGCTCGACCCGGACGCCATGACCGCATTCCTGCGAAATCTGACGCCGGATGTCGGGCTCGTGGTCGGCATCCCGGTCGCCGTCGGGCCGGAAAGTTTTGCCGCCCGGATCGAGGCGAGCCTTCTGAACGCCCACGCCCGCCTCCTGCTTTCAGCCTCGGCGCTGGGCATTGGTTTTGGGGTCGGCAAGGTGATGGTTTTTCGGCGCGGCGACCTCGAACGCGCCGGCGGCGTCAAGGCGATGAGCCAGAATCTGGCGGAGGATACGGCGCTCTCGATGGCCATGGCGGGGATCGGCCTTAAAACCGTGTTCGCGCACCGCACGATCCGGCAGGAGGTTGGGGGGCGCAGCCTCAAAGCCGTTTTTCAACGGCAGGCGCGCTGGGCCGTGATTCGCCGCGCCAATGAATTGTCCTATGCGCTGGAGCCGCTTGCGAGTCCTTTGCCGGCTGCGCTCGCAGCCGCGCTCGCCGCGCCGCTTGCCGGATGGGCGGCTCCGGCGGCCTTTGGCGTCACGCTCGGCGGATGGTTTTGCGCCGAAATCGCTTTTGCCGCCGCTAAGGGCTGGGAGATCTCTCTGTGGTCCCCCCTGGCTTATCTCGGCCGGGAACCGCTCGCGCTCGCCGCCTGGCTGCGCGGCTGGACCACGCATGAGGTCATCTGGGCGAGCCATAAGTTTGATGCGCGCAGCGGCGCTCCGGCGCCCCGGCAAAACAGATCATCCCGCGAGGAGGTCTAG
- a CDS encoding sterol desaturase family protein produces the protein MTQTKNNFDYTIPQHVDRLKASPRLFENALLDKLSRVHWSTPLFVYTPVIILLAVWSLQAFSLPVVLIAGASGYLLWTLTEYFGHRFPFHYKHPSKFGERLHFLIHGVHHDHPNDPLRLVMPVLLSIPIMLIAFLVVRVLFGLPYGYPVLMGFIIGYLAYDMVHYYTHHAHPTTRLGQTLRRLHLMHHFRDPTRGFGVSAPWWDYVFGTQHEKQKRERAAAD, from the coding sequence ATGACGCAGACCAAAAACAATTTCGATTACACGATTCCCCAGCATGTCGACCGCCTGAAGGCTTCGCCGCGGCTTTTCGAGAACGCCTTGCTGGACAAGCTGTCCCGCGTCCATTGGTCGACGCCGCTTTTCGTCTATACGCCGGTGATTATCCTGCTCGCGGTCTGGAGCCTTCAGGCTTTCAGTCTTCCCGTGGTCCTGATTGCGGGAGCGTCCGGCTATCTTCTCTGGACGTTGACGGAATATTTCGGCCATCGCTTTCCATTCCACTACAAGCATCCGAGCAAATTCGGCGAGCGCCTGCATTTCCTGATCCACGGCGTGCATCATGATCATCCAAACGATCCGCTGAGGCTCGTCATGCCGGTGTTGCTCAGCATTCCGATCATGCTGATCGCCTTTCTGGTCGTCCGGGTGCTGTTCGGCCTCCCCTACGGCTATCCGGTGCTGATGGGCTTCATCATCGGCTACCTCGCCTATGACATGGTGCATTATTATACGCATCATGCGCATCCGACGACGCGCCTTGGCCAGACGCTGCGCCGTCTCCATCTGATGCATCATTTCCGCGATCCGACGCGCGGCTTCGGCGTCAGCGCGCCGTGGTGGGATTATGTGTTCGGGACGCAGCACGAGAAGCAGAAGCGCGAGCGCGCCGCCGCCGACTGA